The DNA sequence CCCGCGGGTGGTGCGCGACCACGACCTGGAGCCGCTGTTCGGGCTGTTCGCGCCGGACCTGCGGGAGTCGGTGCGGGTGCTGTTCGACGGCCGCAACGACGGCGAGGCGGCGTTGGTGGCGACGCGGGTGGACAAGGGCGCGCGGTTGGCCGAGGTGGCACCGAAGGTGCGCGGCGAGATGGTCGCCGAGGTGGGGCCGGAGGGTGAGCTGGCGGTGCGGACCGATTACACGTTCGCCTACGCGTTCGCACCGGACCGGCCGGGGGCGGTGCGCGGGCCGCTGGACGTGGTGGCGTCGGCGCGGTTCCAGGTGCGGTACTCGCTGCGCACGGGCAGCCCGGGCGTGGACGGGCTGTGGGCGGACGCGTCGCTGGGGTCGCTGCACTCGATCGCGTGTTCGAGTGCCAAGCGCGGCTACCTGGCGCCCGCGTTCACCGAGCCGTCCACACCCCCGGGCGTGGACTTCGACCTCGGCGCGCCGTCGTCACCGGCCGACGGCTGCCCGGACTGAACGACCCGGTAACGCCGGAACCTGTTCGTCCGATCGAGTGATCGAATCACTCGATCGGGGGACTCTGTGGACGCGTACGGGTTGGAAGACCACCCCGACCTGAACGACGCGAAGTGGATCCGCGAGGCGACTCGGCGGGCCGAGAAGGAGGCGCGGGCCAACCGGCCCGGGCGCAGGCGTCGACCGCTGCCGAGGTTGTCCCGGGGACGCGCCCGGGCGGTCGCGGGAGTGGCGCTGGTGGCGGCGATGCTGAGCGGCGTGGCGGCGTGGAGCGCGGTCGGGCCCGACCGGTCGCGGCCCGCCGCGTGGACCGGGGTGGACCTGGAGCGGCCGTTCACCGGCACCCCCGCGGCAGGCTGGGCGGACGGCGAAGCCGGGGTCGTCGCGCCACCGGCCGAGGCGGTGGGCGGGTTCACCGCCGACGAGGTCGCGCAGGCCTACGAACGGGTGCGCCAGGCCGTCATCGCGTCCCGGCTGGACCGGCGGGTCGTCGAGCGGCACGACGTGGAGCCGTTCCTCGGGCTGCTCGCGCCGGACCTGCAGGACCACATGCGGCCGCTGTTCGACGGCCGCCACGACGTCGAGGCGACGATGGTGGTGACGCGGGTGGCGACGGGGTGGCCGCTGCTGCCGGCCGCGCCGAAGGTCAACGGCACGATGCGCGCGGAGGCGGGCGGACCCGGCGAGCTGGTCGTGCGCACGAACTACGTGTTCGCCTACGCGTTCGCCGCGCCCGAGCCGGGCCGGGTGACCGGACCGCTGGACATCGTCGCGATGAACCGGGTCGTGATGGACTACGTCGTGCGGTCCGGCCCGGACGTCCGCGACACGAGCCGGGGCCTGTGGACCGACCAGTCGTCCGGCTTCACCTACTCGATGTCGTGCGACGCGATCGACCGGGGCTTCCTCGCGCCGTCGATCGCCGATCCCCGGGTGGACGGCCCGGCCGTCCCCGAGCGGGAGCCCGAGGAGTACTTCGACCCGACCCAGCCCCTGTTGACCGAAGACGGCTGTGTCGACTGAGGTCACCCGATCGGACGATTCGCCTGAGAGTGATGCCGATCACAATTGACGTTGATCACCGGGATCGTCGCAGGTGAGGACGCCGAAGGCACGGGCCGTTCACAACCCCTTGGGGCCCGTGCCGGCGGTCCCGCGTCGCCCCGGCGCGACCGGAGATCGGACAGACCGCCGGCGCGCTCGCGCGGGGTGCGCCGGCGGCACAATATGAGGCATGGACCGCAACCCGCCCCGGCAGGACATCGACGAGTCGCAGCTCGACGTGAGCGAGCCCAAGCGGTGGGCGGCGGGCATCCCCGGCGTGGCCGTGTCGCTGCGGCGCGGGGTGGAGCAGATGGGCGTGGCGCGGACCGCGACCACGTTGAAGCTGCTCAACCAGCGCGAGGGCTTCGACTGCCCCGGCTGCGCGTGGCCGGAGCCGCAGGGGCACCGCAAGCTGGCCGAGTTCTGCGAGAACGGCGCGAAGGCGGTGGCCGAGGAGGCGACCAGGCGGCGCGTCGGCCCGGACTTCTTCGCCGCGCACCCGATCGCCGAGCTGGCCGGCAAGACCGACTACTGGCTGGGCCAGCAGGGCCGCATCACCGAGCCGGTGGTGCTGCGCGAGGGCGCCACGCACTACGAGCCGATCGACTGGCACGACGCGTTCTCGCTGATCGCCTCGCACCTCAACGGCCTGGCGAGCCCGGACGAGGCCGTGTTCTACACGTCCGGCCGCACCAGCAACGAGGCCGCGTTCCTGTACCAGCTCCTGGTGCGCTCGTTCGGCACGAACAACCTGCCGGACTGCTCGAACATGTGCCACGAGTCGTCCGGCGCGGCGCTGTCGGAGACGACCGGCATCGGCAAGGGCTCGGTGAGCATCGACGACTTCAACCGCGCCGACCTGATCGTGGTGGTGGGCCAGAACCCGGGCACGAACCACCCGCGGATGCTGTCGGCGTTGGAGGAGGCCAAGCGCGGCGGCGCGAAGGTCGTGGCGGTGAACCCGCTGCCGGAAGCGGGGTTGCTGCGGTTCAAGAACCCGCAGAACGTGCGCGGGCTGGTGGGCGCGGGCACGAAGCTGGCCGACGAGTTCCTGCAGATCCGGTTGGGCGGTGACCAGGCGCTGTTCCAGGCCGCGGGCAACCTGCTGCTGTCCTGGGACGCGGTGGACACCGGGTTCGTGGAGGGCTTCACGGAGGGGTTCGCCCAGTACGCCGACCACGTGCGGCGGCTGGACTGGGAGTCGGTCGACACGGCCACCGGGCTGCCGCGCGCGCAGGTGGAGCTGTTCGCCCGGATGCTGGCGGAGTCGCAGCGGACGATCTTCTGCTGGGCCATGGGGTTGACGCAGCACAAGCACTCCGTGCCGACGATCCGCGAGATCGCGAACGTGGCGCTGCTGCGCGGCATGATCGGCAAACCGGGCGCGGGCCTGTGCCCGGTGCGCGGCCACTCCAACGTGCAGGGCGACCGGACCATGGGCATCTGGGAGAAGATGCCGGAGAAGTTCCTGTCCGCGCTGGAGACCGAGTTCGGCATCGACGTGCCGCGCAAGCACGGGTTCGACACGGTGGCGTCGATCCGGGCCATGCGCGACGGCGCGGCGAAGGTGTTCTTCGCCGTGGGCGGGAACTTCGTGGCGGCCACCCCGGACACGGCGGTGACCGAGGCGGCCGTGCGCGGGCTGGACCTGACCGTGCACGTGTCGACCAAGCTGAACCGGTCGCACGTGGTGCACGGCCGCACGGCGTTGATCCTGCCCACGTTGGGCCGCACGGAGAGCGACCTCCAGCACACCGGCGAGCAGTTCGTCACGGTCGAGGACTCGATGTCGGTCGTGCACCGCTCGCGCGGCCGGCTGACCCCGGCGAGCGACCGGCTGCTGTCGGAGGTGTCGATCGTGTGCCGGTTGGCACGGGCCGTGCTCGGCCCGGACCACCCGGTGCCGTGGGAGGAGTTCGAGAAGGACTACGACCTGGTCCGCGACCGGATCGCGCGGGTCGTGCCCGGCTGCGACGACTACAACACCCGGGTGCGCCGGCCGGACGGTTTCGTGCTGCCGCACGCGCCGCGCGACGCCCGGGAGTTCACCGGCACCCGGTCCGGCAAGGCGCACTTCTCGGCCAACGACCTCACCGTGCTGCGGGTGCCGGAGGGTCGGCTGCTGTTGCAGACCATGCGCAGCCACGACCAGTACAACACCACGATCTACGGCCTGGACGACCGCTACCGGGGTGTCAAGGACGGCCGGCGGGTCGTGTTCGTCAGCCCCGAGGACCTGGACGCGCTCGACCTGCTCGACGGGCAGCACGTGGACCTGGTCAGCGAGTGGCCGGACGACCCGACCGGCGTCACGGAACGGCGGGCCGAGCGGTTCCGGCTGGTGGCCTACCCGACCGCGAAGGGCTGCGCGGCGGCGTACTTCCCGGAGGCGAACTCGTTGGTGCCGCTGGACTCCACGGCCACCGTGTCGGGCACGCCGACGTCGAAGTCCATCGTGGTGCGGCTGGAGAAGGTCGACTGAGCCGTCAGCTCGCGGCCCGGCGCCAGGAGAACCCGACGCTCGCGACCAGCACGCGCTGGTCGCGCACCACCCGCCAGTCCAGCCGGACCCGGCCGCTCAGCGAGCGCAAGCGCTTGCTCCCGGCCAGGCGGTGGCTCGCGGCGGCGTGGTGGTCGTCGTGCATGCGCTGCATCGCTACGGCGAGCAGCAGGTCGTCGTGCGGCATGGTGTCCCCCTAGTCGCGGCGCGGCGCCACGGTGGTGGCCAGGAAGTAGCGCACCGGACGGGCGCCTTCCGGGCGGGCGACCTCGTTCTCGTGCCGGTCGGCGTAGGGCTTGAAGAGCTCGGCCATCCGGGCGTGCAACTCGGCCGCCTCCTCGGCGGTCAGGAACTCGGTGGTCGCGAACGTCCCCATCTGCTCGCGCCACTCCAGCGGTTCGCGGTCCTTGATCCGGAAGCGCTCGCGGATCGAGGCGAACTCCTTCTCCAGGAACGCGTCACCGGCGGCCTCGGCGGCGAGCGCGGCCTCGTCGTCCATCCCGATGGACGACCAGCTCTGCTCGCGGCGCACCAGCCGCCACGGCTTCTGCCTGCCCTTGCCGGGCACTTCGGCCACGAACCCGTACTGGGCCAGCATGTTGAGGTGGTAGGAGCAACTGGCGACGCTCTCGCTCAGCAGCTCCGCGCACCGGGTCGCGGTCGACGGCCCGTAGGTGGCCAACACGTCGAGGAGCTTCCACCGCAGCGGGTGGGCGAGCGCCCGGAGCGTCTTCGGATCCCGGATCAGCTCTACCTGTTCGTCGGCCATGCGATCACGGTAGCTACATCAAGGTTCCTTTAGCAAGGTTTCTTTAGAAAGGTTCCTTGATACGCCTTCGGGTAACGGAGGCGGCCGTTCGGGCGAACCTACGGACGTGATGAGGACCGTGCTCCCCTTGGCACTGCTCGCGCTCTGCGCATGCACGAGCGCGCCCGCCACCGAGCCGCCGCCGTCACCGACGCCGACCGACTCGGCCGGCGTGAACTGCGAGGACGCTCCCCCGAACGTCGTGGGCGCCGCCCTGGAGATGCGGCTCACCGGCCCGCGCCAGACCATCAGCGGCAACGTCGTGCGCTGCGCGTACGGCGGCGGCTCGGCCGAGGTCCGCTTCGAGACCGGCGCGGACGCCGCGTCGTTCGCCGAGGGCCGCCGCGACCACAGCGGCATCACCGACCTGCCCGGCTTCCACGACGAGGCCTACCGCGCCACCGCCATCACCGGCGAGGTCGTCCGGACCGCCGTCGTCGCCCGCGCCGGCACGGTCGAGATCACCGTGACCACCGACGCCACCGCCGACCGGGCCCAGCAGCTCATCGACACCCTCTTCGCCGCCCTCTGAACCGCTGTCAGCCGTTCCTCGTCCAAACCGAGAGCGAGTACTCCGACAACGACATCAGGTCTTTCACCCACCGGGAGGGCCGCCGCAGCCAGCGCCGCACACCACGGCCCTCGGCCTCGATCCGCCGGATGGCATCGAGGGCGCTCTCGGCCAACTTCGGGTCGTTGGCCTCGTCCAGCAGCCCGGCCGCACGCCGCAGGTGGTCGACGGCCGCCTTCCGCCGGTTCAGCGACCAGTAGGCCAGTCCCAGGTTCCGGACGGAGATCGCTTCGCCGTACGCGTAGCCGATCTCCCGGGCGGTCGCCAGGCCTCGCTCGTGGTGGCGCAGCGCCTCCGCGGACCTGGCGGCGTGCTGCAGCGTCAGCCCCAGGTTGTTGAGCACCTGCATCTCGGCGAGCCGGTTGCCCGCCTCCCGGTGAGCGTCGAGCGCGGCCAGATAGTGGCCCTCGGCCTCGTCGTGCGCGCCGAGCAGGTCGTAGGCAATGCCCAAGCCGTTCAGGCAATCCCCTTCGCCGTCCCGGTCCCCGACCCGCCGGCTCAGGTCCAGGGCGCGCCGGTAGACCGCGACCGCCTCGGCCGGTTCGCCCGCGTGCCGGTGCACCTTGGCCAAGTTGGTCAAGCACTGAGCCTCGCCTTCCGCGTCAGCGACGGTCCGGTACATCCCCGCGCTCAGCTCGAAGTGCCGGACCGCCTCCGGGAAGTGACCGGTCACCGCGTACGACGCCGCGATGCGGTTGAGCGAGCGCGCCTGGTCACGCGGTGAACCGACCTCGCGCAGCAACGCCGCCGCGGTCCGGAGGTGGTCCATCGCCACGTCGAACCGCCGCTGCCGGTGGTACGCGGTGCCCAGGTCGCTGATCGCCCGACCTTCACCGAGGCGGTCGCCGAGCGCCCGGGTCGAGGCGAGGACCAGCGAGCAGACCGGGATCCACTCCGCGGGCCGGCGCAGGTCGAAGTACCGGAGCGCCGCCTGACCCACGTCCCTGACGTCCTCGTGCCACCCGTTGCGCGCCGCGAGTTCCAGCAGCGGCAGCAGGTTGTGCAGCTCGCCGTCGAACCACGTCAACGACGTGAGCCGATCGGAGAACACCTCGTGCTGTGTCGCACCGGGATCCAGATGGCTGTGCACACCCTTGACGTGTGCCAGGTAGTAGCGGACCAGAGCGCGCTCTGCCGCCTGACGGGTCTGCGTGTCTTCCACCTCGACACACCGTTCGGCGGCGTAGATGCGCAGCAGGTCGTGGAACCGGTACTCGTCGGCCACCAGACCAGGCTGGAGCAGGTGCGCGCGGCGCAGTCGGACCAGCAGTTCCTCCGCGTCGACGGCCGTGACGCCGGCCAACGCGGCCGCTGTCGCGACCGTCACCGTGCGGCCCGGGTGGAGTGCCGCGAGGCGGAACAGCCGCGCCTGCTCGTCGGACAGCCTCCCGTACGAGGCGTCGAACGCCGTGCGGACGTCGATCGAGTCGTAAGCCAGTTTGCCCAACCGGTCGTGGGCCGCGGCAACGGACCGGGCGAATCGCGACAGGTCCTCGGCACGTCGGTCGGCAACCACCTCGGCGAGGATCCGCAGCGCCAGCGGCAGATACCCGCACGCCTCGGCCAACGCACCGGCAGCGGCGGGATCCGCGGTGACGCGGTCGTCGTCCGGGTCGACCGCCCGGACCGCGTCCTCCAGCACGGCCGCGGCCTCCGAGCGGCTCATCACGTCCAGCTCGATCCGGCGTGCCCTCGGCACGGGCAGGTTGTCGCGGCTGGTCAGCACCAGCCGGTGCGCCTGCCCGGCGGGCCGCAACGGCAGCACCTGATCGGCCGACGACGCGTTGTCCACGACGACCAGCACGGCCGGGCGTGCCGCGAGCTGCGACCGGTACAGCGCTTCCCGCTCGCCCCGGCCCGGTGGGACGGCCTCACCGGGCACGCCGAGGGCGCGGAGCAACGCCGCCAGCGCGTCATCCGCGTCCAGCCGCCGGTCCTCCCGGTAACCCTGGGCGTCCACGAACAACACGCCACCGGGGAACCACCCGGCCTCGACCGCCAGGTGCGCGGCGCGGACGACCAGTGCCGACTTGCCCACCCCGGCCAGGCCGACCACGGCCAGCGCGGTCCCCTCCCCACCGGGTGACAGGAACTCGCGCACCTCGGCCAGCTCCGCCGCGCGGCCCACGAAGCCCTCGTCCACCGGCAGGCTCGCGGGCGTCACCGACGCCGCCGCGATCGGCGCGGCCAACCGCCCGACTTGCAGCACCGAGCCGAACACCGTGCCGCTGACCTCGTTGCGGACATCGCTCACCAGTTCAGCGCTCCAGCACGGCCATCGCCGCGTTGTGGCCGGCGATCCCGCTGACCCCGCCGCCGCGACGTGCGCCCGCGCCGCACACGAACAGGTTCGCCACGTCGGTCTCCACGCCCCACCGGCCGACCTCGTCCTCGTGCTCGGCGAACGGCCACGCCAGCTCGTCGTGGAAGATGTTGCCGCGCGGCAGGCCCAGTTCCGCCTCCAGGTCCAGCGGCGTGCGGGCTTCCAGGCACGGCCGGCCGTCGGCGTCCCGCGCCAGGCACGACTCGATCGGCTCCGCCAGGTGGGCGTCCAACCCGGCCAGGTAGCGGCCCACCAGCTCGTCCCGCAGCCCGGCGTTGTCCTGCTCGAACAGCGCCGCCGGGGTGTGCAGCCCGAACAACGTCAACGTGTGCCACCCGCGCTCGACCAGCTCGGGCGCGAGGATCGACGGGTCGGTCAGCGTGTGGCAGTACATCTCCGACGGCAGCACCGACGGCACCTGCCCCGCGGCGCTCTCCCGGTACGCCGTCTCCAGCTGCCGGTACGACTCGTCGATGTGCAGCGTCCCGGCGAACGCCACCCGCGGGTCGACGCCGCTGCGGAACCGGGGCAGCCGTTCCAGCAGCATGTTCACCTTGACCTGGCAGCCCTCGGCGACCGACCGGGCCGGACGACCGCGCAGGAGGTCCAAGGTGGACGGTGCGACGCCCGACAGCACGAACTTCGCGCCGACCGTGCGGCCGTCGTACTCGACCTCACCCGTGACGCCGTCCACCTCGACCCGCGTCACCTCGGCCCCCGTCACGACCTCCGCGCCGGCCTCCCGCGCCACCCGCAGCAGCTCGCCGGTCACCGCGCCCATCCCGCCCACCGGAACCTGCCACTCCCCCGTGCCGTTGCCGATCACGTGGTAGAGGAAGCACCGGTTGGCCTTCAGGTCGTGCAACGACGTGTGCGTGCCGATCAACGCGTCCGTGGCGACGACCCCGCGCACGACGTCGTCGGCGAACAGCTCCTCCAACGTCTCCCCGAGCGGCCGTTCCACGACCTGGTCCCACAACCGCATCCGGGCCACCGAGTCGACGCGCAGCCGTGCGTGCTCCCGGGACAGCAGGGGTTCCAGCATCGTCGGCGACAACGCCTCGGCCAGCACCGCCAGGTCGTCGTACCACCGGCGCCACCGCTCCCACTCGGCGTCCGACCCGGTCAGCGCCCGGAACGACGCGGCGGTCGCCTCACCCGGCACGCGTTCCACCAGCAGGTCGCCACCGGGCGTGTACGACGACGCCGCTCGCGACCGCAGCGCCACGCGCAGCCCGAGGTCGGCCACGATCCGGTCCGGCAGCAGGCTGACCAGGTACGAGTAGCGCGACAACCGCGCCGGCACGCCCGGGAACGCCTGCTCGCTCACCGCCGCGCCGCCGACGTGGTCCAGCTTCTCCAGCACCAGCACCGTGCGGCCCGCCCGTGCCAGGTAGGAGGCCGCCACCAGCGCGTTGTGCCCGCCGCCGACCACCACCACGTCGTAGGTATCCACCTGGTCGACTCTAACCAGTGAACAACGCCGTCACCTTGCGGATCAGCTCGACCAGCCCGTAGGCCAGGGGCACGCCGACCCAGAGCCACGCGAACACGACCAACCACCGCTGGTTCACCGGACCGCCTCCACTTCCGGCTCGTGGTACTCGGCCGCGACCGGCCGCACGAGCTCGTTGGCCACGAACCCGACCACCAGCAACGCCATCATGATGAACAGCGACGCCGTGTAGAGGTCGGGCCCGGTCTTCCCGGCCGCCTTCTGCCCGTCGGCGATCGCGTTCACGATCAACGGCCCGAGCACGCCCGCCAGGGACCACGCGGTCAGCAGCCGGCCGTGGATCGCGCCCACCTGGTACGTGCCGAACAGGTCCTTCAAGTACGCCGGGACCGTCGCGAAACCGCCGCCGTAGAACGACAGGATCAGCATGGCGCACACCACGAACAACGGCTTCGACGCGTCACCCGCCAGCGCCAGCACCAGGTACGTCACCGCGCCGGCGCCCAGGTACAACCGGTAGACGTTCTTGCGGCCCACCAGGTCCGAAGTGGACGACCAGGCGATCCGGCCGACCATGTTCGCCAGCGACAGCAGTGCCACGAACCCGGCCGCCGCGCCCGCCGCCACCGGCGTGGACGTGTCGGCGAAGAAGTCGCGGATCATCGGCGACGCCTTCTCCAGGATGCCGATGCCGGCCGTGACGTTGAAGCACAGCACCACCCACAGGCACCAGAACTGCGGCGTCCGCAGCGCGTTGCGGGCCGACACGCCGAACGCCGAACGCACCACCTCCCGCTCCGCGACCTCCGCGGGCACCCGGACCAGCAGCACTCCCACCGACATGAACACCGCGTAGACGACGCCGTGCACCAGGAACGTCCGCGCGATGCCGCCGCTGTCCCGCCCGAACGACTCCAGCATCTGCGCCGACCACGGTGAGGCGATCAGCGCGCCACCGCCGAAGCCCATGATCGCGATGCCGGTGGCCATGCCCGGCCGGTCCGGGAACCACTTGATCAGCGTGGACACCGGCGAGATGTACCCGATGCCCAACCCGATGCCGCCGACGAACCCGTACCCCACGACCACCAGCCAGTACTGCTGCGTCCACGCGCCCAGCGCCGAGATGAGGAACCCCGACGAGAAGCAGGTGGCGGACACGAACATGGCCCACCGCGGCCCGTTGCGCTCGACCAGCGTGCCGCCGAACGCCGCCGACAACCCCAACATCACGATCCCCAGTTGGAACGGCAGGGCGCTCTGCGTCCCCGTGAGGTCCAGCGCCCCCTCCAACGGCGGCTTGAACACGCTCCACGCGTACGCCTGGCCGATGGCCAGGTGCACCGACAGCGCGGCGGGCGGGATCAACCAGCGGTTCCACCCCGGTGGGGCGATCGTGCGAGAGCGGTCCAGGAAACCCACTGCCCGACACCTCCGTAACCTGGTGAGTGGCTTGCGAAAAAACTTAGCCAAGGGAAGGAGTTTCGCGATGGGGCGGGTCACCGTGCGTCGCCCAGTGGTCACGTATGCGCGACGAACGTCCCGCAAACGGGTCGACGCGCTGGCCGCCGAAGAGCCGTTGGAGCTGCGCGTGGGCGGCAAGGCACTCACCGTGACCATGCGCACACCGGGTCACGACGTCGAGCTGGCGCACGGCTTCCTGCTCAGCGAAGGCGTCATCCGCGGCCTGGAGGACATCTCGGTCGCCCGCTTCTGCGAGGGCACCGGCCCGGACGGCCTGAACACCTACAACGTGCTCGACCTGACGCTCGCCGACGGCGTGGCGCCGCCCGACACCGGCGTCGAGCGCAACTTCTACACCACGTCGTCGTGCGGCGTGTGCGGCAAGGCGGCGCTGGACGCGGTCAAGCTGAAGACCCACCACTCCCCCGCCGACGACCGCTGCACGGTCGACGTGGACGTCCTCTCCGCCCTGCCGGACGAGCTGCGCAAGCGCCAGAAGGTCTTCGCCGCCACGGGCGGCCTGCACGCCGCGGGCCTGTTCACGACCACCGGCGAGGCGCTCGTCGTCCGCGAGGACGTGGGCAGGCACAACGCCGTGGACAAGGTCCTGGGCTGGGCCGTGCTCAACAAC is a window from the Saccharothrix saharensis genome containing:
- a CDS encoding ArsR/SmtB family transcription factor, which gives rise to MADEQVELIRDPKTLRALAHPLRWKLLDVLATYGPSTATRCAELLSESVASCSYHLNMLAQYGFVAEVPGKGRQKPWRLVRREQSWSSIGMDDEAALAAEAAGDAFLEKEFASIRERFRIKDREPLEWREQMGTFATTEFLTAEEAAELHARMAELFKPYADRHENEVARPEGARPVRYFLATTVAPRRD
- the fdhD gene encoding formate dehydrogenase accessory sulfurtransferase FdhD, yielding MGRVTVRRPVVTYARRTSRKRVDALAAEEPLELRVGGKALTVTMRTPGHDVELAHGFLLSEGVIRGLEDISVARFCEGTGPDGLNTYNVLDLTLADGVAPPDTGVERNFYTTSSCGVCGKAALDAVKLKTHHSPADDRCTVDVDVLSALPDELRKRQKVFAATGGLHAAGLFTTTGEALVVREDVGRHNAVDKVLGWAVLNNKIPLAGTVLMVSGRASFELVQKAAMAGIPVLSAVSAPSSLAADLAEEQGVTLVGFVRGDSMNVYTGHHRITA
- a CDS encoding OFA family MFS transporter encodes the protein MGFLDRSRTIAPPGWNRWLIPPAALSVHLAIGQAYAWSVFKPPLEGALDLTGTQSALPFQLGIVMLGLSAAFGGTLVERNGPRWAMFVSATCFSSGFLISALGAWTQQYWLVVVGYGFVGGIGLGIGYISPVSTLIKWFPDRPGMATGIAIMGFGGGALIASPWSAQMLESFGRDSGGIARTFLVHGVVYAVFMSVGVLLVRVPAEVAEREVVRSAFGVSARNALRTPQFWCLWVVLCFNVTAGIGILEKASPMIRDFFADTSTPVAAGAAAGFVALLSLANMVGRIAWSSTSDLVGRKNVYRLYLGAGAVTYLVLALAGDASKPLFVVCAMLILSFYGGGFATVPAYLKDLFGTYQVGAIHGRLLTAWSLAGVLGPLIVNAIADGQKAAGKTGPDLYTASLFIMMALLVVGFVANELVRPVAAEYHEPEVEAVR
- a CDS encoding FdhF/YdeP family oxidoreductase gives rise to the protein MDRNPPRQDIDESQLDVSEPKRWAAGIPGVAVSLRRGVEQMGVARTATTLKLLNQREGFDCPGCAWPEPQGHRKLAEFCENGAKAVAEEATRRRVGPDFFAAHPIAELAGKTDYWLGQQGRITEPVVLREGATHYEPIDWHDAFSLIASHLNGLASPDEAVFYTSGRTSNEAAFLYQLLVRSFGTNNLPDCSNMCHESSGAALSETTGIGKGSVSIDDFNRADLIVVVGQNPGTNHPRMLSALEEAKRGGAKVVAVNPLPEAGLLRFKNPQNVRGLVGAGTKLADEFLQIRLGGDQALFQAAGNLLLSWDAVDTGFVEGFTEGFAQYADHVRRLDWESVDTATGLPRAQVELFARMLAESQRTIFCWAMGLTQHKHSVPTIREIANVALLRGMIGKPGAGLCPVRGHSNVQGDRTMGIWEKMPEKFLSALETEFGIDVPRKHGFDTVASIRAMRDGAAKVFFAVGGNFVAATPDTAVTEAAVRGLDLTVHVSTKLNRSHVVHGRTALILPTLGRTESDLQHTGEQFVTVEDSMSVVHRSRGRLTPASDRLLSEVSIVCRLARAVLGPDHPVPWEEFEKDYDLVRDRIARVVPGCDDYNTRVRRPDGFVLPHAPRDAREFTGTRSGKAHFSANDLTVLRVPEGRLLLQTMRSHDQYNTTIYGLDDRYRGVKDGRRVVFVSPEDLDALDLLDGQHVDLVSEWPDDPTGVTERRAERFRLVAYPTAKGCAAAYFPEANSLVPLDSTATVSGTPTSKSIVVRLEKVD
- a CDS encoding tetratricopeptide repeat protein produces the protein MSDVRNEVSGTVFGSVLQVGRLAAPIAAASVTPASLPVDEGFVGRAAELAEVREFLSPGGEGTALAVVGLAGVGKSALVVRAAHLAVEAGWFPGGVLFVDAQGYREDRRLDADDALAALLRALGVPGEAVPPGRGEREALYRSQLAARPAVLVVVDNASSADQVLPLRPAGQAHRLVLTSRDNLPVPRARRIELDVMSRSEAAAVLEDAVRAVDPDDDRVTADPAAAGALAEACGYLPLALRILAEVVADRRAEDLSRFARSVAAAHDRLGKLAYDSIDVRTAFDASYGRLSDEQARLFRLAALHPGRTVTVATAAALAGVTAVDAEELLVRLRRAHLLQPGLVADEYRFHDLLRIYAAERCVEVEDTQTRQAAERALVRYYLAHVKGVHSHLDPGATQHEVFSDRLTSLTWFDGELHNLLPLLELAARNGWHEDVRDVGQAALRYFDLRRPAEWIPVCSLVLASTRALGDRLGEGRAISDLGTAYHRQRRFDVAMDHLRTAAALLREVGSPRDQARSLNRIAASYAVTGHFPEAVRHFELSAGMYRTVADAEGEAQCLTNLAKVHRHAGEPAEAVAVYRRALDLSRRVGDRDGEGDCLNGLGIAYDLLGAHDEAEGHYLAALDAHREAGNRLAEMQVLNNLGLTLQHAARSAEALRHHERGLATAREIGYAYGEAISVRNLGLAYWSLNRRKAAVDHLRRAAGLLDEANDPKLAESALDAIRRIEAEGRGVRRWLRRPSRWVKDLMSLSEYSLSVWTRNG
- a CDS encoding phytoene desaturase family protein, which produces MDTYDVVVVGGGHNALVAASYLARAGRTVLVLEKLDHVGGAAVSEQAFPGVPARLSRYSYLVSLLPDRIVADLGLRVALRSRAASSYTPGGDLLVERVPGEATAASFRALTGSDAEWERWRRWYDDLAVLAEALSPTMLEPLLSREHARLRVDSVARMRLWDQVVERPLGETLEELFADDVVRGVVATDALIGTHTSLHDLKANRCFLYHVIGNGTGEWQVPVGGMGAVTGELLRVAREAGAEVVTGAEVTRVEVDGVTGEVEYDGRTVGAKFVLSGVAPSTLDLLRGRPARSVAEGCQVKVNMLLERLPRFRSGVDPRVAFAGTLHIDESYRQLETAYRESAAGQVPSVLPSEMYCHTLTDPSILAPELVERGWHTLTLFGLHTPAALFEQDNAGLRDELVGRYLAGLDAHLAEPIESCLARDADGRPCLEARTPLDLEAELGLPRGNIFHDELAWPFAEHEDEVGRWGVETDVANLFVCGAGARRGGGVSGIAGHNAAMAVLER
- a CDS encoding MFS transporter small subunit, whose product is MNQRWLVVFAWLWVGVPLAYGLVELIRKVTALFTG